GTCGCACCTTGGTCAACGAAGGCTACGTGGAAACGAGCGGTCAGCATACGAACGACGCGCGGACGAACTCCTTGACGCCGTCGGGCTTGCCGGTCAACGGCAGAAGCGTGCAAGCCAACTCTCCGGAGGGCAGCGCCAGCGAGTGAATATTGCTCGTGCCCTCATGAATGAGCCAACGGTGATTGTGGTGGATGAACCAACAAGCGCCCTCGATCAGCAGCGGGGTTCCGAAATCATCGACCTTGTCATCACGCTCACGCAGGAGCGCAAGACATCAACGCTGCTGGTGACGCACGATCTCTCACACCTCACGCGATTCGACGAGGTGCACACCATGATTGACGGATCCCTGTACGAGGGCCTCATCGATGCGACAACCGTTTCGCGAGAGTCTTTGGCTGGGCCGGCGAGTTAACGTCTGACGTTGCGGTTCTGCCGCCGCTGGCGGTTTCTCTGGTCGCCCCGAAATCTCGGGTCGTCAAGCTCGATGACGCTTGGGCTGCCATCGCCGGATGAGAACACGCTCCAGCGGGTTCCGTCAGCCGCCTGAAGTACCCACGGGGACTGGCCGGCGCGACCGCGAGTCCAGCCGCGGATGATCTGGTCTGGCTCTCGTCCAGTGGCCGCCAGCCAGGCATCCAGATAGTCGAGAGGAATTCTCTCGGTGATGGGTACGCCGGCGTCCGCGTGGTACACCATCGCCTCGCGCTCGGCCCTGAGGCCGCCCGCGCTCGCCCGTCCTCGGGAACCGCGTTGAACAGTTGGGGGAGCGCTCGGCCCCGTATCGGGATCGTTCGAAGCCGTTGCCGTAACCGGCTGATGCTTCTCCAGCGGTTCGACGCTCGCCTGTGTAGCGAGTGTCGGCTCTGCGGATGCGTTCGACTCGTCCTGATCCGCGTCATCCGCGTCATCTGGGTCAATCAGGGAAGCAGCAAGCTGCTCTTGGAGATCGGCAATCTGGTCCATTACTCGATCGGTGTCCTGCGCGGTGAGCAGGTAGATCACGAGCGCGAGCGTGAGGCCCCAGACGGTGGCGCCAAGACTGATAACCCCGAGGATGTCGACGTCGGTAGGCTCAACCACAAGCAGCGCAATGGTGACCGCGGCGGCAAGGAGAAACGTCAGGCCGGTCACCAGCATCGGTTTGCCAGCGAGTTTGTGCAGAAAGGCGTCGTAGGGTGGACGGTCGGTCACTGGGGGAGTTGCCATACAAGAACTGTACCCACGGCGCCGTAGCAAACGTGTGCGTGGATGCGCTGCGGCGGCACGTACGTCCGCTCAGCGCATCCCCAAGTCAGGTCAACGCAACCTCAGCTCAGTCATCCCGTCGGAGCCACCTCAGGTCAGATCAGCGCACTCGTTTCCCTGCCGCATGACCCCGCCGTTGTGGCCGCATCGACCGAACAATCACCCGAATCGTTGACGGCACCCTCGCCTGAGCAGTCTGCTGTAGGCGCAACCGTCATACAGACACCCGTTTCGGGCAGCACAAGTTGCACTTGACGTGCCGCAGCATGATTGCCGGCCAGTTCATCCGCAATGGAACGGACCTGCTCATATCCGGTCGCAAGCAGGAACGTCGGAGCGCGCCCATAGCTTTTCATCCCGGCGATGAAGAAGTTGGGTTCGGGATGCGCTAACTCGTCAACACCGTGTGGGTAGACCGTGCCGCAGCTGTGCATATTGGGATCAATGAGCGGGGCGAGCATCCGAGGTGCTTCGATGACCTCGTCGAGCGAGAGTCGGATTTCTCGCAGGAAATCAAGGTTCGGCCTGAACCCAGTTGCGTTGACAACCACGTTTGCAGCAACGGAATAGGGCTCACCTGCGCGGCGCCCGTTCAACACAACGCCGCTGGCTGAGGCATCCGCAACGATGTTATCGATTTCATAGGAATCGATCAGCGTCACCCGACCCGAATCAACCAGTGCGTTCACCATGCCGCCAAGTTCGCCTCGTGCGGGCAGCTCATCAGCTGCCGAGCCGTAGACCCTCTGGGGCGTGCGAGAACGGATGACCCAGGAAATCCGTGTATTGGCTTCGGTCGCGGCAAGTTCGGCCAGTTTCAGGAGGGTATTTGCCGCAGAGTGACCCGCGCCCACCACAACGGTGTGTTGCCCCACGAAGCGATGACGGTCGACACCAAGCACGTCAGGAAGGGCTCCGGTGATGAAGCGTCTGACTGCGGCGTTGTTGGTCGGCTCGAGGCCCGACGAGAGGAGGTTGTTCGGGGTTCCGTATGTGCCTGACGTATCGATGACTGCCGAGGCGGCAACACTCGAAGTGCCGGTTGGCGTCTGCACCCTGAGGACAAAGGGTGCGTGTTCTCGGCCCGCAGACCGAGTCTTGTCCATGCCTTGGCGTGAAACGGCGATCACCGTGCTGCGGTACTGGATGACGGGTTTGAGCTCTGGTGTGTTGCTCAACGGAATCAGATAGGACTCGACGAGGTCTCTGCCGTGCGGGATGCGGGTCGCGACGGGTGCGTCCCAGTCACTCGCATCAAGGAGTCGGGCTGCGGCGGCATCCACAAGAAACTCCCACGGGGAAAAGAGTCGGGTATGACCCCAGCTGGCGACGGCCGCGCCGGCGTGGTCTCCGGCTTCGAAAACGATGACGTCCAGGCCTCGTTCGTGCGCCTGGGCTGCAGCGGCAAGGCCGATTGGCCCCGCCCCGATCACGGCAATCGGTAGTTGGCGAAGTTGCTGGGCGGCGAGGGTCATGATTGCTCCTGGGGGTTGCTGTGTGGTTTTGGGAGCTGAGGGGCACGGCCCTCGGCATCCGTATTGGACATGCTGTGGATGAGTGCCTCGACCCGTGCCCGAATCTCGTCACGGATGCGGCGCACGGCGTCCAAGGGTTGTCCTGCCGGGTCGTCAAGTCTCCAGTCCTCGTAGCGTTTGCCTGGAAAGAATGGGCACGCGTCGCCGCAGCCCATCGTGATCACCACATCGGAGGTCTGCACGGCCTCCGTCGTGAGTATCTTCGGGATGTTCTTCGTGATGTCGATTCCAACTTCGGCCATGGCGGTCACCGCAACGGGGTTGACGCTGTCCTTCGGTGCAGAACCTGCTGACAATACCGTTACGGACTCACCAGTGAGAGCAGCGAGGAACCCAGCGGCCATTTGTGAGCGGCCCGCGTTGTGCACGCACACAAAGAGAACGGTGGGTCGGTTATTCATGCAAGTTCCTTCGCTTCGATGGATTCTGGGTGAGTATCGTGAGCCGCCGGATGCTTGGCGAGTGTCCCAGATGTTGGGAAGATTCGACCGCGCAGCCAGAGAGAAACATAGACAAGCCCAACGAGTACTGGTACCTCAATCAGCGGGCCGACGATTCCGGCCAGGGCCTCGCCGCTTGCGGCTCCGAAAGTGCCGACGGCGACCGCGATGGCAAGCTCGAAGTTATTGCCGGCTGCCGTGAATGCAAGGGTGCTGGTGCGCGCATAGGGGAGTCCGACGGCTTTGCCGGTGAGGAACCCGATCGCAAACATCAGCGCAAAATAGGCGAGTAGTGGGAGCGCGATACTTGTAACGTCAACGGGATGATCAATGACCTGTTGGCCTTGCAGGCTAAACAACAGCACGATCGTGAACAGCAGACCGTAGAGCGCAAATGGGCTCACCCTCGGTAGGAATACTGATTCGTACCATTCGCGTCCCCGCTTGGCCTCACCAACGCGGCGCGAAAGGTATCCAGTGGCGAGTGGGATACCAAGAAAGACAAGCACGCTCGCGGTAATGGCCCAGAACGAAAACGAAGCTGAGGTGGTGCTGAGGCCAAGCCAGGCTGGTAGGACCTGGAGGTAAAACCATCCAAGGGCCCCAAATGCAACAACCTGAAACACCGAGTTGATGGCGACGAGGAACGCTGCTGCCTCGCGGTCACCACACGCCAGGTCGTTCCAGATCATGACCATGGCGATGCAGCGAGCAAGGCCGACAACGATGAGGCCCGTCCGGTATTCGGGAAGGTCAGGGAGCAGCAACCATGCCAGCGTAAACATCAGAGCTGGACCCACGAGCCAGTTGAGCACGAGCGACGACCAGAGTAGGCGCTTATCACCCGCTACCGTGCGGACATCCGAATACCTCACCTTTGCAAGAACCGGATACATCATGACCAGCAGTCCGAACGCGATTGGTACGCTCACCGAGCCGATCTCGAAGGCCTGCAGGAAGCGGCCGACTTCGGGCAAGAGCGCGGCGATCGCGAGACCGAGGCCCATGGCGGCAAGAATCCACAGGGGGAGGAGGCGGTCAGCAACTCCCAGCTGTGGCGCGTGTGTAGCGCGTTGGGTCTTCGTCACGGATGGTTCCCCCAAGAGGGTAGATTGATAACTGTCAATGTTTAGTATTTCCTTAACATTGACGGTTGTCAATATTCATCGTTGGCTTCGTTGCCATGAGGGAAGATCGGCATTTCGCGCGCATGTCAGATGCCACACCCTTGACGATCGGGCGGTAGGTGATGCACAGCGGGGTCACGCTCCACGCTCGGCAAGGCGCCCCACCGTCGGGGCAATAGCTTCGCGTCCAAGTCCGGTTCGTCGACAAGCGTCGACTCGCGTAAACCAACAGTTTCGTTGTCGTCAGGTAATGATGAGGTCGCCGTCTCGCGCTTCGACGGGCAGGTAGCTTGCGATGTGACTCATGTCGCGCTGCGTTCCGTCGCTATCAAGGACGCGAAGCACTGCATGGCACGACGCTTCTGCGGCGCCGTCGCGGAGGAGGTCGATTGCGGATTCCACCATGCTGGCGCTCAGGCCGTAGCGGTCGGGCAGCAGGATGACGGTTGTGAGGCACTCACCTGAATCGGCAACGAGCGTCGTCGACGAGGATGCGAAGTCCTGGGGGAGAGTTGCTACTACCGCAGCATCAACCTCTGGCTGCGTGGATGCTGCTCGAACCGAGCAGCCGGCCAGGCTCAGGGATGTCGTTAACGGCATGATCCACAGAATTCTGGACGCACGACGCATCGGATTCACCGCGTGGATCCGGTGTTGCATGTACGCAGGTCGCACGCAAGGTGTTGCGGAGCAGATGACGCAGCACGGCGACCTGCAAGCCATTCCAACATGAGGGCAACGAGCAGGCTCGGGAGCCAGAAAGGCTGGATGTGTATGCGTTTAGCGAGCGGAGGGTGTCCCATACGTTCACGGTATCATTCCGTAAACCACCTGAGAAACGTTCAAGCCTTGGTTTCCGGGCGGGTCTTCAGGGGGTGTGGCAGCCGTTGTGTTTGCATCGAACAGGCGTGCCGTTCATTTAATCTGACATAATATGCATTATCAGTGATATGTATCGATGGGAATAGGCTGCTTTAATCAACCCTAGAAACTACCCAGACTCTATGCTCAGGAGAATCTCATGACGGAGAATCAGCGACTTCTGTACCGCCTCTTGACCGGCCCTGACGACGCGACGTTCTGCGCGCGCGTCTCAGCCGCACTGAATGAAGGCTACGAGCTCTACGGGTCACCCTCCGCAACGTTTGACGGCCATCATGTGATTGTTGCCCAAGCGGTCATCCTGCCTCGCTCGTCAGGAACTGGCTCGCCGGATATTCATTCAATCTGACATAATCCGCAACGGCTCTGACGCGCCGCGAAGCTACGTATCTCGCAGAAAGTCACAACGCTTCGTAAGATGCCGTTGCGTTTCCTCTCTTAAACCTGTGTCGGTTTGTGTCGGCCTAAAAAGGAAGTCACACCCGACTCGTTTTACGAGAGAAGCCGATTTGGATGCTCAGAGAGCGCTCAAAAACGGACCTGAACGACAGGCCCGGACGCTTCTCTACATACCGATTGCTGCCGGTTTGTGGCAATCAAGCAACGTTGAGGAACGCATGAATAGAATGAATAGATTTAAGCTAGCCATTACGGCCATCGTCGTTGGGGCCTGTGCCTTGGGCGGCGCGACGGCCGCAACCGCGGCTGACTATCAGTCGGGCAGTAAGGGCACTGTATTGCTCTCCAACCCGAACCGTGCGGCGTACTCCCAGTACCTCGGTACAAACTCGAATGCGCCGGTTGGGCTCTCTTGGATCAAAGCGTCGGATATGAAGCGAGACGGATACAGTGCGCTGACCGTTCTGCAGAAACGAGAGGGTGGAAAGTGGGTTGAGGTCTCGCGAGTGATCGCGAGCGGTGGCATCGGGGCAGACATGAAACGGACTGTTATGCGCCCCAAAAAGGGCACCCAGATGCGACTGACCAGCTGCACGATCAATCGTTCGGCTCCTGCCGCAAAGCGCGTTGGGTTCAACTGCCAGTCAGAGGTGTTCTACGCCGTCTAACGACCCGTCTGGAGTCCACACCATCAGGTGGGGAATCCGTCGTGTTACTTGCGTGACACGCGAGGCCTCGCGTCGACGTGTGCATGTTCGAACTCAAGAACCCGCCCTCTTCGTTACGACGAAGAGGGCGGGTTCTTGAATATGAGGCCGTGGGCGAACAGATGATCGGCCCGTCAGATCCGATTAGTTAGGAGCCCTTGGTGAAGTACGAGGTGTCCCCCACGTACCTGGTGTTATTTTCTGGGACCGCGTCGACTGCCGCGGAAGCGACCTCGGCAGCAAACTCACTCACGTTGTACAAACGCCCAGCCGAAGACTTGCGTTCGTCAATGGCACCTGGATTAGCCCGCTCAAGCAGCGTCGCGGTGATGGTCCCCTCGATCATGTCGCCGGAGACAACCACAAACTTGATTCCGCGCTCGGCAAGGGTAGGGATCAGATCGCGCAACGCGTCCTCCCCCGCACGCTTGCTCGTTGCGACAACTTCGTACTCTGGCATCGTCTCGACGGTCTTAATAAAGTGCGCCTGGTGGCTCGTGACAAAAACCACGCGGGCGCCATCGCTCAGCAGCGGGAGCGCCTTCGTGAGCAAGTTGAGCTGCGAATCGCGGTTCAGAACCAGGGCGTAGTCTTCCGCCATGCCGCTTTCCATGCCGCCAGAGGCATTCAACACGAGCACATCGAGGCCGCCATACTCAGCGCGAATGTTGTCGAGCATCCCGTCAACCGACGCTGGGTCGGTGAGATCTGCCTGGACCGTCAGCACGCGACCGCCAAGCTCGCGGAGGCTCGTTGCGAGCTTCTCGGCTCTGGCAGCCTTGTTGCGGTAGTTGATCACAACATCCGCCCCGGCTTCGGCAAAGTAAGAAACCGTATCAGCCCCAATGCCTCGCGACGAGCCGGTCACGAGGATACGCTTGCCGGCCAGGGATGCTGGGGTGAGTGGATTTGCCACGGATGCTCCTTGAAGTAGTACTGCAACGTTGAGAGGCGAAACCAAACGTGGGTTCGCATAGGGAATTAATTTTCTCATGAGACACTACCAATGGTCGGATCACCGCGCGGGCACGCATGATAGTTTTAGGACTACGAGATACGCCACCAAGGGAGTTTGACAAGATGATTGAGTTTGTTATCAATCACGGATGGGTGGCCTGGCTCGCGCTGGCCCTCCTGTTTTTGGTCGTTGAGATGCTGACGCTCGAGTTCACCGGGCTCATGCTTGCAACCGCCTCACTTGGTGGTGTCGTTGCAGGTCTGACGCCGATGCCATTCTGGGCCCAAGTCGTGCTCGTTGCCATTCTTGCGCTGCTCCTCATTTTGTTCATTCGCCCTCCCCTGCTCCGCTGGCTCAAGCGCGACTCAGATCCGACCAAGAGCAACGTTGACGCCCTCATCGGTCTGTCAGGTACGGTCATCTCGGTTATTCCCCAAGACGGCGTTGGCACCGTGAAGCTGAGCAACGGCGACACCTGGACTGCTTCGTTCGCCCCCGGGACACTCACGGCGCTGGTTCCTGGACAGCCCATCATCGTTACCCAAATCAGCGGAGCAACAGCCGTTGTCCGCCCCGCCACTACAGCAGAGGAAACTCTATGAACGGCTCTGAAACCGTAGGTTTTGCCATCATGCTTGTGCTGCTTGTTATCCTAATCATCTTTGTGATTACGGTACTTGTCCGCTCAATTCGCATCATTCCGCAGGCTAACGCCGGCGTTGTCGAACGGCTTGGCAAATACCACAAGACGCTCATGCCAGGACTCAACGTACTTGTTCCCTTCATCGACAGGGTTCGTCCGCTCATTGACATGCGCGAACAGGTTGTTTCCTTCCCACCACAGCCGGTTATCACCGAAGACAACCTGGTCGTATCGATTGATACGGTTGTCTACTTCCAGGTTACGGATGCGCGTGCCGCCACCTACGAAATTGCCAACTACCTCGGCGCCGTTGAGCAGCTCACGACCACGACCCTTCGTAACGTTGTTGGTGGGCTCAACCTCGAGGAGGCGCTCACGAGCCGTGACGAGATTAACGGTCAACTTCGCATTGTGCTTGACGAGGCAACCGGCAAATGGGGAATCCGCGTCGGACGTGTAGAGCTCAAGGCAATTGACCCGCCCCTGTCGATCCAAGATTCAATGGAGAAGCAGATGCGCGCCGAGCGTGACCGCCGCGCCGTCATCCTGACAGCCGAGGGTACCAAGCAGTCGGCAATCCTCGAGGCGGAGGGTGCTCGTCAGGCCGAGATCCTTCGTGCGGAAGGAGAGGCGCAAGCCGCAGTCCTCCGCGCCCAGGGTGAAGGCCAGGCCATCAGCACGGTGTTCCAAGCTATCCACGAGGGTAACCCCGACGGTCCACTGCTTGCCTACCAATACCTGCAGACGCTGCCAAAACTCGCCGAAGGCACCGCAAACACACTGTGGGTGGTTCCGAGCGAACTCACCAACGCGCTCAACAGTGTGTCAAACGCATTTGGTGGACCGGCGAAGGAGGGCGACGGTCCCGATGGCGCCGCCGCGCCGCGCCAGGCCCCGCCGAAGCTTCCGCCGTTTGGCACGCCAGCCGGTTCCTAGCCTCTCGGCATGACCAACACGTTTTGGACAGGCCCCCGGCCGCGCATCCTTGCGCACCGGGGGTTTGTGCTGCACCCAGAGACGTCGCAGGGAAACTCGTTTGCGGCAATTGATGCCGCACTCGAGGTTTCTGCAGACGTCATCATCGAGACGGATATCCAAGCAACGGCCGATGGTGTGGCTGTTCTCTTGCACGATCCGCATTTCACTCCTGCCGGTGGGCTGGCCCCGATCGGCATTCGCGCCGTACAGGCATCCGCGCTCCCGTCACTCGAACTACCAGACGGGCAGACGGTACCAACGCTGCGCGACGCCCTCGTTCAGTATCCAACCGCTCGATTCAACATCGACATCAAGGCCGCGCTTGCCTGTGTGGATGTCGCTGCCGCAATCAACGATGCGAGGGCCTGGAACCGCGTCCTGCTGACCTCGTTTAGCCGCAACAGGCGGTTACGCACAACCCAGCTTCTCGAACGGCCAGTGGCAACCAGTGCCTCCTCACGGGAAGTTGCTGCGTGTCTCACCGCGGCCTCTGTACGATCGGCTCGTCAGTTTCGGCGGGCCAGTGCACGGTTTGACGCCCTGCAGATCCCCGAGCGGGCCGGACGGATTCGCGTGGTGACCCCACGGCTCGTACGGTTTGCACATGCCGCCGGCAAAGAAATTCACGTTTGGACTGTCAACGAGCCTGCCACTATGGCTAGACTCGTGGCGATGGGAGTC
The DNA window shown above is from Lysinibacter cavernae and carries:
- a CDS encoding ABC transporter ATP-binding protein — protein: MIQLSDLTVTFPDGNDTITALNAVSLRVAPGTVSAITGPSGSGKSTLLSVASTLLTPTSGNVEIGGVDASALTSAERAKLRRDSIGIVFQQPNLLSALTVRDQLVVMSHLGQRRLRGNERSAYERRADELLDAVGLAGQRQKRASQLSGGQRQRVNIARALMNEPTVIVVDEPTSALDQQRGSEIIDLVITLTQERKTSTLLVTHDLSHLTRFDEVHTMIDGSLYEGLIDATTVSRESLAGPAS
- a CDS encoding FAD-dependent oxidoreductase, producing the protein MTLAAQQLRQLPIAVIGAGPIGLAAAAQAHERGLDVIVFEAGDHAGAAVASWGHTRLFSPWEFLVDAAAARLLDASDWDAPVATRIPHGRDLVESYLIPLSNTPELKPVIQYRSTVIAVSRQGMDKTRSAGREHAPFVLRVQTPTGTSSVAASAVIDTSGTYGTPNNLLSSGLEPTNNAAVRRFITGALPDVLGVDRHRFVGQHTVVVGAGHSAANTLLKLAELAATEANTRISWVIRSRTPQRVYGSAADELPARGELGGMVNALVDSGRVTLIDSYEIDNIVADASASGVVLNGRRAGEPYSVAANVVVNATGFRPNLDFLREIRLSLDEVIEAPRMLAPLIDPNMHSCGTVYPHGVDELAHPEPNFFIAGMKSYGRAPTFLLATGYEQVRSIADELAGNHAAARQVQLVLPETGVCMTVAPTADCSGEGAVNDSGDCSVDAATTAGSCGRETSALI
- a CDS encoding arsenate reductase ArsC, coding for MNNRPTVLFVCVHNAGRSQMAAGFLAALTGESVTVLSAGSAPKDSVNPVAVTAMAEVGIDITKNIPKILTTEAVQTSDVVITMGCGDACPFFPGKRYEDWRLDDPAGQPLDAVRRIRDEIRARVEALIHSMSNTDAEGRAPQLPKPHSNPQEQS
- the arsB gene encoding ACR3 family arsenite efflux transporter, whose translation is MTKTQRATHAPQLGVADRLLPLWILAAMGLGLAIAALLPEVGRFLQAFEIGSVSVPIAFGLLVMMYPVLAKVRYSDVRTVAGDKRLLWSSLVLNWLVGPALMFTLAWLLLPDLPEYRTGLIVVGLARCIAMVMIWNDLACGDREAAAFLVAINSVFQVVAFGALGWFYLQVLPAWLGLSTTSASFSFWAITASVLVFLGIPLATGYLSRRVGEAKRGREWYESVFLPRVSPFALYGLLFTIVLLFSLQGQQVIDHPVDVTSIALPLLAYFALMFAIGFLTGKAVGLPYARTSTLAFTAAGNNFELAIAVAVGTFGAASGEALAGIVGPLIEVPVLVGLVYVSLWLRGRIFPTSGTLAKHPAAHDTHPESIEAKELA
- a CDS encoding DUF1737 domain-containing protein — encoded protein: MTENQRLLYRLLTGPDDATFCARVSAALNEGYELYGSPSATFDGHHVIVAQAVILPRSSGTGSPDIHSI
- a CDS encoding SDR family oxidoreductase; this translates as MANPLTPASLAGKRILVTGSSRGIGADTVSYFAEAGADVVINYRNKAARAEKLATSLRELGGRVLTVQADLTDPASVDGMLDNIRAEYGGLDVLVLNASGGMESGMAEDYALVLNRDSQLNLLTKALPLLSDGARVVFVTSHQAHFIKTVETMPEYEVVATSKRAGEDALRDLIPTLAERGIKFVVVSGDMIEGTITATLLERANPGAIDERKSSAGRLYNVSEFAAEVASAAVDAVPENNTRYVGDTSYFTKGS
- a CDS encoding NfeD family protein, with the protein product MIEFVINHGWVAWLALALLFLVVEMLTLEFTGLMLATASLGGVVAGLTPMPFWAQVVLVAILALLLILFIRPPLLRWLKRDSDPTKSNVDALIGLSGTVISVIPQDGVGTVKLSNGDTWTASFAPGTLTALVPGQPIIVTQISGATAVVRPATTAEETL
- a CDS encoding SPFH domain-containing protein; this translates as MLVLLVILIIFVITVLVRSIRIIPQANAGVVERLGKYHKTLMPGLNVLVPFIDRVRPLIDMREQVVSFPPQPVITEDNLVVSIDTVVYFQVTDARAATYEIANYLGAVEQLTTTTLRNVVGGLNLEEALTSRDEINGQLRIVLDEATGKWGIRVGRVELKAIDPPLSIQDSMEKQMRAERDRRAVILTAEGTKQSAILEAEGARQAEILRAEGEAQAAVLRAQGEGQAISTVFQAIHEGNPDGPLLAYQYLQTLPKLAEGTANTLWVVPSELTNALNSVSNAFGGPAKEGDGPDGAAAPRQAPPKLPPFGTPAGS
- a CDS encoding glycerophosphodiester phosphodiesterase family protein; its protein translation is MTNTFWTGPRPRILAHRGFVLHPETSQGNSFAAIDAALEVSADVIIETDIQATADGVAVLLHDPHFTPAGGLAPIGIRAVQASALPSLELPDGQTVPTLRDALVQYPTARFNIDIKAALACVDVAAAINDARAWNRVLLTSFSRNRRLRTTQLLERPVATSASSREVAACLTAASVRSARQFRRASARFDALQIPERAGRIRVVTPRLVRFAHAAGKEIHVWTVNEPATMARLVAMGVDGIVTDRPDLAYRAIEGS